One Chryseobacterium sp. StRB126 genomic region harbors:
- a CDS encoding Na+/H+ antiporter, producing MVENFIYYLGLVLVIIGAIMLANRLKVAYPIILVIAGLLISFIPGLPPLKIDPELIFIIFLPPLLYEAAFAVSWKEIWKLRRIITSFAFIVVFLTAISVAFVANSYIPGFSLALGFVLGGIVSPPDAVSAGAILKFVKVPKNLSTVLEGESLFNDASSLIIFRFAMVAVATGQFIWQDAVVSFGWMVFGGLGIGLVLAFIFLKIEKIFPTDVNMDAILSLVAPYVMYIAAEEVHSSGVLAVVSGGLFLSIRRHEIFRTSESRLKGSNVWESFVFLINGIVFLLIGLDLPEIMVGLHKEGISLTDAITYGLLITAVLIIVRFLSSFGAVFVTLIMRNFINVADRDPGMKAPILMSWTGMRGVVSLAAALSIPVVMENGQPFPHRDLILFITFIVILATLIIQGLTLPALIKKLNLSDIGRGYLSEEESEHFLRKEMRRVALKYLNENYKERRNENEYFNRLMDRWEQEDKESSVHKLSDEAKEIYFETLEQQRIWLREENRKNLNMDEEYIRHYLTRLDLEEERLRM from the coding sequence ATGGTGGAAAATTTTATTTATTATCTGGGGTTGGTTCTGGTAATTATTGGAGCGATAATGCTGGCCAATCGATTAAAAGTAGCTTATCCCATTATATTGGTGATTGCTGGCCTGCTTATTAGCTTTATTCCTGGTTTACCCCCCTTAAAAATTGATCCTGAACTTATCTTTATCATTTTTTTACCCCCATTATTATACGAAGCTGCTTTTGCCGTTTCATGGAAGGAAATCTGGAAGTTGAGGCGGATCATCACCAGTTTTGCTTTTATTGTAGTTTTTCTTACAGCTATATCGGTAGCTTTTGTGGCCAATTCATATATTCCCGGGTTTTCATTAGCATTAGGCTTTGTGCTGGGAGGAATTGTCTCTCCGCCGGATGCAGTGAGTGCGGGAGCTATTTTAAAATTTGTAAAAGTTCCTAAAAATTTATCTACCGTTTTAGAGGGCGAGAGCCTGTTTAATGATGCTTCTTCACTAATTATCTTTAGGTTTGCCATGGTGGCCGTAGCTACCGGACAATTTATATGGCAGGATGCAGTGGTAAGTTTTGGATGGATGGTATTCGGAGGATTGGGAATAGGTCTGGTACTGGCGTTTATATTTCTCAAAATTGAAAAAATATTTCCCACAGATGTCAATATGGATGCTATACTCAGTCTGGTAGCTCCTTATGTGATGTATATTGCTGCGGAGGAAGTTCATTCATCCGGTGTTTTGGCGGTGGTAAGCGGTGGATTATTTCTTTCCATCAGAAGACATGAAATTTTCCGAACCTCAGAATCAAGGCTTAAAGGCTCCAATGTATGGGAAAGCTTTGTATTTCTGATTAACGGAATTGTGTTTCTATTGATCGGATTAGATCTACCGGAGATTATGGTAGGTTTGCATAAAGAAGGTATAAGCCTTACAGATGCGATTACTTATGGATTACTCATTACAGCAGTTTTGATTATCGTCCGTTTCTTATCCTCTTTTGGAGCTGTTTTTGTAACCTTAATTATGCGGAACTTCATTAATGTAGCCGATAGAGATCCGGGAATGAAAGCACCAATACTCATGAGCTGGACAGGAATGCGCGGAGTAGTTTCACTGGCCGCAGCTTTATCAATTCCTGTCGTAATGGAAAACGGGCAGCCTTTTCCCCATCGTGATCTCATTCTCTTTATTACCTTTATTGTGATTTTAGCCACCCTTATTATTCAGGGACTTACCTTGCCGGCTTTAATTAAAAAACTCAATCTGTCTGATATTGGAAGAGGGTACTTGTCTGAAGAAGAATCAGAACATTTCCTAAGGAAAGAAATGCGTCGTGTTGCCTTAAAATATCTCAACGAAAATTATAAAGAAAGAAGAAACGAAAATGAATATTTCAACAGGCTGATGGATCGTTGGGAGCAGGAAGACAAAGAAAGTTCTGTCCATAAACTGTCTGATGAAGCCAAAGAAATTTATTTTGAAACGCTGGAACAGCAGCGCATCTGGCTTAGAGAAGAAAACAGAAAAAATTTGAATATGGACGAAGAATATATAAGACATTATTTAACAAGGCTGGATCTTGAAGAAGAGAGGCTGAGAATGTAA
- a CDS encoding MBL fold metallo-hydrolase — MNLVKQLGQFPDEKRKEYFSTLPNYANGKFQNILITPALLEGESMTKALLGSLCKVEHTSPRTALPFVITDLKKLPLEENVLIWFGHSSYFIQVDGKKFLIDPVFSGNASPMPGSIKAFPGADYYKPEHMPDIDFLLISHDHWDHLDYKTIQELKNRVGKVICGLGTGQHFEYWGWKPEKIIEKNWWESIDIAEGFRITLTPARHFSGRLLNRNISLWTSFVLKTPTKNLFLGGDSGYGDHFTEIGNKYGPFDLAVMECGQYNEKWPYIHTLPDQLIGEIQELKARNFIPVHHSKFKLSQHAWFEPVELAAKNAEDNNQPITLPVIGEKVDLDQLGNVIWKKWWEEYW; from the coding sequence ATGAATTTAGTAAAACAGCTCGGGCAGTTTCCTGATGAAAAAAGAAAGGAATACTTCAGCACACTTCCCAATTATGCCAATGGGAAATTTCAGAATATCCTCATCACACCAGCCTTATTAGAAGGCGAAAGTATGACCAAAGCCCTTTTGGGAAGTCTATGCAAAGTTGAGCATACCTCTCCCAGAACTGCTCTTCCATTTGTAATCACCGATTTGAAAAAACTTCCTCTGGAAGAAAACGTGCTGATATGGTTTGGGCATAGCTCATATTTTATACAGGTTGATGGCAAAAAATTCCTGATAGATCCTGTTTTCAGTGGGAATGCATCACCAATGCCAGGATCTATAAAAGCATTTCCGGGAGCAGACTACTATAAGCCGGAACATATGCCGGATATAGACTTTCTGTTGATTTCACACGACCATTGGGATCATCTGGATTATAAAACCATACAGGAATTAAAAAATAGAGTAGGAAAAGTAATTTGTGGACTGGGAACAGGACAGCACTTCGAATACTGGGGTTGGAAACCAGAAAAAATCATTGAAAAAAACTGGTGGGAAAGTATTGATATTGCAGAAGGTTTTAGAATTACCCTTACACCGGCAAGACATTTCTCCGGAAGGCTGCTGAACCGAAATATTTCATTGTGGACCTCCTTTGTACTGAAAACACCTACCAAAAACCTATTTTTAGGAGGGGATAGCGGTTATGGAGATCATTTTACAGAAATAGGTAATAAATATGGTCCGTTTGACCTTGCTGTTATGGAATGCGGCCAGTACAACGAAAAATGGCCCTACATTCATACATTACCGGATCAGCTTATCGGAGAAATACAGGAATTAAAAGCAAGAAACTTTATCCCTGTGCATCATTCAAAATTTAAACTTTCTCAGCATGCATGGTTTGAGCCCGTAGAATTGGCCGCTAAAAATGCAGAAGATAATAACCAACCCATTACTTTACCTGTTATAGGTGAAAAAGTAGATCTGGATCAGTTAGGAAATGTGATTTGGAAAAAATGGTGGGAAGAATATTGGTAA